Part of the Henckelia pumila isolate YLH828 chromosome 2, ASM3356847v2, whole genome shotgun sequence genome is shown below.
AACTTGAATTCCATCGAATGATCCAACTGCGTACCCTACGTAGGAGTGGCCTTTGAATCTGGGACTAAGAGACGTCAGCAGATAACACGCAAAGAATCTCCCCCCTTTCTCTTTTGCCTCTGCTCCTCCATCGAATTCGCCAATCTCGTGAGATGAATTTAGGGTTTGTTGGGCTTCCTTTGTAGTACCTTTCCTTCTCCCCATGTCTCGCTTTGTTTCTTTATCACAATTTTCTGATCGAATAGATTAACTTCGAGTCAATGGCAGAAATATGACCGTTGTGATTCGTAGATTTTTCTTCtccattttttgtttttctaCTCTTTAttagttaatataatataatataattattactattctattttttaaaatttgaagtttttagTGGGCTTATGATGACAATATCTGGGCTGAAACAATGTGAGCCCAGTTTCGTTTTGAAGTGTACAAGACCGATCATTAGTTATTTGCTCTTATCATTTGCCTAAATTTAAATGTTGGATTTACAACTATATGAAAGAATAAAAAtcgatataatattattttcataGTAAATTAAATAAGGTTagcatttaaatattttttggaactttattttattttttttcaagaacCATGTCACTTTGGATTTTGTGGCACATGGACAATGCTCATATACCAGAATCAATCAATGactattttttaatttgagATGTCCTCGTGAACGTGTCACATGAAAAAACTGGCCGTAAATCTATCCTTCAAGTGGTGTCCAAAGAATAACATCAACCAAATCGTCCCCTTGATATTATTGAGATTTTACATATGGCTTTCAAGCATTCATAGCccatttgaaattatttattcaGTTTTCTCCCTTAGAATTGACTTTCTATCCTTTTTTcacattaattattatttattaccaATTTAGTATCGATCCACGACATGTTAAAATAATAATTGAGAAAACCCACCGAACGTACAGACTGcaataaaatcttttttttttcaaagtcaaCACTGAAAATCACTACAAAAATTGTACGAATGTGTGTTtgcaaatgttttttttaaaaaaaatgattacaGACTTTTCTTTGCAAAATTACCTAATTATACAGTCCAGAAACATGTTAtcaatttttcttcaaaaacaCCAAACATAAATTcgatatttaaaatttcaaatcttCTAAAAATTGTTTCCTGGCTATGAGAAACCTTTCAATGAAACTAGCATAAAGAGATGTGATCGTCACAAAAAGGTCTCACAACTCACAAGTCATAACAACTCTGTATTTGAATGTGAAAGTAACTGTCAATCCTACCTCAAGATTTCAAGCAGAATCCAAGCAGCAACTACTTACTAGTTTTAGATAATTTACCAATCTCGACAATTTCGGGTTTCACGACATCAAAGAACTCTAAGGCTATGAATTCGCGGAAGGAATCAAAGAAAATGGTACACATTCTTACATTTTTACCAATCAATAAAGAAACGATGTTTTAAAGCCAATGGGATGGGAGACCCCTCACTTGCAAGAACCAAACTAAAACAAATACCTTAATAAATGCAAAGGCAGTAGGATATAAGATTACAGGTACAAGATCATAGTAACAAAGAACAGGGCAATATAAGATTCAGAAAATGGTGGATTTCACCTCACACAACGCTCGGGCTTATAATCAACGCTTGCTACCATAATGAGAGACATAAAACCACTGTTCCTCATTTTCTGAAAGATGGAGGTAACAGGAAACACCTATATACCATGTCAAATTCAGTTCAAATTATACACTACACAAATGAACTCCCCCCTTCCCAGCTCCCccgatcaaaataaaaataggcATTTCTCGTTTCAGCAAACAACCTTAATGAAAATGGCAAGAATGGTAAAAGAGTCTTGTGCCATCTTATGGAAGTATAAGTAGAATGATCTTCAAACAGAAGGCAACATCAATTTGCATTGGCAAAACAAAAACTTCTAATGAGAAGAAAAACCGGAAAGAACAGGATACATCAACCATCATCGTAAACAAAACCAACCAAAACTTAAGTCTGCGCAAAGAAACTCTCGAAGTGAAGTACATTTTTCAAGTGAAACCACAAAATTAAGgtagaagaaagaaagaaagaaagaaacttaACAAATAACAACAAGGTGATATCATACCAGTCATCTATACAAGGAACTATTTCGGTATAGCAGTACAACAACACATTGCACACACCTTTGTAAAATCATGAATAAAACTTGCAATCAAACTGATTGTAATGCAGATTGTATTGCGTAAAACCAGATCTTACACGACACAGTTATAAAAATACAAGAAAACGACCCAAACAAAGGGTGGGAAGAATGGCCTATATTGGCATCACCCGCCGAATTAATCAGCACGAAGCTTTGCTTCTGGTGGAGATGATGAAGAAACTAAATTCCTCCACAGATATCTGCCGCTTGCCATATCCACACAAGTCCAAAACCCCTTCCCTACGACCGTACAGAACTGCAATCACATTTTATAAACATCAGAGTCGTCGCATTTTCAAATAGTTTCTAGCTACCATCGTTCCATTTCCTTCCACACAAAATCAGCACTCATCGAGAAGAAAGTTAAATTAAATTCAGCAACAAAAAAAAAGGAGACGACAATTTCCCCACGAATTAgacatatatttaaaattaaaccaATCCAAGCAGTTCATTGGCCTCCTGACTACTGAAATTGAAGTTGCAAACGTTCGAACCGGAATGAATCGAACGGgaagaaaaaaatcaaaccGTTGCAATGATCACAAGATTACCTTGGACGAAGAGGAACCGGTGTTGTTGGAGGCAGTTTCATCTTCGGTGGAGGAAGCAACGACGTCGTCGGTTAGATTCGGCGGCGATTTGAGGCCTCGGAGTACGAGGAATCCGGCGAGGGTGGCGGAGAGGAAGATGAGAATAATTCTGAGGGGACACATTTTTCtcgtctctctctctctctctctctccgtTGAGGAAGAAACGAAATGAAATGATTAGGTGAAAGAAAAGAAtattagttttaattttttgttagtGGTGAAGAAGAAGGTGGGGTGGTTTTATGATATTTGACTCCCTAATTTCCACATCTATCTTAcacttattattatattattattgcaACCATCACGCCTAATTTTATGTTCTCAATTAATATTAAGGGCAAATGTTACATGAGACAGTTTTATAGATATGTATGTATGAGAAGGGTTGATCTGGTTTATATATAAGAGGTGGTTTATATATAAGAGGTGatgtaatatttttgataaaaaaataatattatttcataGATATGATCAAGAAAGAAATCTGTATCACAAAATTATACCAATCTCAATAAGTTTGTGTGTGATATTATAATAACATGTAGGTGTGCTTCCACATAACCACCATTATGCTAGTCCACCTCCAATACTTGTAGCATTGTCCTGCACAACGTAGATTCAATCGTGAAAAATAAATGATCATGCTGGAGtttgcaaataaaatttaaattattatttttttcatatagTTAATACTTAATAGTAGGGGACTTTTTAGCTGTCCAACAATATTTCTCCATCTCGTATCCGATcataccgggttttagttgttttatttttatttttcgcatcactaaaacaaggtatcgggttttagtggtcggggacgagttggacatcattggttggacagctgaaaatttctcctTAATAGTAAATGTATATCTACACTGTATATAATAGTTGAGTCCCTTAGAGAGatgtatcattttttttttcaaaattgcccttgtaataaataaatatgttaaTTTGATTCTAATTGTACATATTCTTCTCAACTAACAATTATAGATAAGATAAATCACTTTtacatttatttataaattcctttagaaataaaaaattataatcaaactaattaataaaaagtacatatattatttatatatatatatatatatgtaatcataaatatattattttattttatacacACTAATTGTGTGTAAACGGTCATGCAAGTATGTAATAAAGGGTCCATATGATTGGTTGCCCCAGTAAATATAATAGAGATTTTGGAAATTCgagtctctttttttttttttgggattgtATTCCAAACATGAGGGTGTTAGTCCAAGTTTCCAACAAACATTAAATAAGGATATTGACAATTTGAGATAACACAGTTACTTTATGGAAGATAAAGGGAGGATTGTGGTACCCTTTTTACGTTTTCAATAAAATGGCCAATAAATCCCTCAAGGAAATACTTctccaataataataataataataataataagaaatatAGAGATGCCAACTGCATTTCGACTTGGGACTCACAGGATAACATATGCTTTGTACTTCCGTTTGATACATAAATGGGATAACTCATCAATTAGAATGTTGATTGATAAATGATTGATAAGAAAAGATAAATATGTATTTGatagttttttttatgtttgatatgatttttaaaagtgaaataaattaatataaataatttaagttGATCAAAATGTCCTTctctcaattattattattaaaaacaaAGTTATTAAAAAGAGttgtgttttttattatttatagtgAATGACTATTTTTGTAAATTATTTTTGTAATCAATGTGGATAAATATAATCCAACCTAGATTATTTTGATGGGTTGTCAATAAGATAGTCCAACTGTTATTAATCCATATCATAGTCCAACTACAAAAATTAATTCAAACATGAGCTTGTTTAacaatcaattcttaatcaagCTTACCAAACTGGACCAATTGTTTACCTAAATTCACTCTTCATCGCCTAATTTCATCCTtctataaataattttaattttttaaaattgatatatgTCTTATGTCTTATTATGATCTCAAATTAGatattttatcataaatttgAGATCTTTGTCAAAAGCGTCACGTTGTAACTCAATTTACTATTtcagttaaatattttttgtttcaatttactaacaaatttttcaaaatttttgatgtGCATATAATATGTGTAATTATGATATTACATGAtaacatatttaatatttatttagtctttaatataaaataatatcatgtgTGTCCCAGAATTTATTTAACTcttcatttgttttttttattatcttatGTATCATAACTTCTCAACATTTTAAtggaaaaacaaaaatatttttaaaattattttcaattaataaattgaattaaatatttttttttactcaaaaaaaaattcatttaaaagaaaaaaaatttaaataaaattagaatACAGTGTAGATATACATTTACCCTTCGAATTTAATGGAAGTTAACTAACTTACGAAGACTAACTTAAAAAGCATAATTAAAAACTATTACATTTTAAAACcaggattttattttgataattaaaactaaacataatataaattattaaaatattttataatgaaAAATACAGTTacaatttatataaataaatatttattatgtacatGCAACGAGTGTACCCCGACTATTAGTACATtatgattatttgatttttttctaATAACTACTCAAATTATGTACTGCACATATATtttacttgatttttttttttttacattactATTCTTGGCATTTTTCGTTATTCATACAACTTACAccttgtttgtttattttttatatatacatcACGTAGTCTATTATACTATGCTGTTAATCATATTTTGTACTCAAAGTTATCTTTGGTTCGAAAAATGAAATTACGAAAGGTGTATAGCACAATCCTTTGTACAATTTATGCGGTATATAAAAGTCAAATGTTGGATGAAATTGAGAATCAATTAAAGTTTTTTTGTTTTAGTATTTTCTCATAACATTAGATATTTGTAACGGATAATTTAGCAGCCATTGAATTAGAGACTTTGGATTAGTTATCTGCGTAGCTGTACGCAGAGAATGATAATTCTTGAAGTTTGAATATGtccaaattcaaaatatatattaggaccaactaatttttaattttttttatgatggtCCTACTAATCTTTAATATTATCCTGAACAACACTATATTATTCACAGCTGTACCACTCATATAAAACTCAAATAGTAAAAAAGAAATTATATTACGCAAACGTGTTGAAATGTGAAGGGTTGACCACTAAAGGTAAGTGCATCTATGCATATGAATggagtttgtttttttttattaatatttttttgaactAGTTTATCGCACAGAGTTTACTTAATGCGATTTATTTGATTAGCATAGTTTGCAAACTATTGCGTTAGTTCGAGATTTACATAATTCGCATCGAAAGATAGCAACTACGGATCAACGTTTTATTCCGTCTCATTATGGATCTTTGAAccttttctatatatatatatatatgaacaaCATAAGGTTACAAGGTAAATCAAAGGCAACATTTTGTTTCCCATGACATTTCggatgataaatatatatatattggcaaTTGTAGTACACACGATGCGTATActcaaatgaaaaaaatgaacgatttttataataaataaatatgataatATAAAGTTGAATAATTTATGATTGTGACACGGTGAAACAAATTCAGACATTCTTTcactaaaaaaagaaaataacgtTTAAAGAAAATTGAAAAAGTAAATCAAAGTTGAATAAAAAGCAAAGTCACAACAAAAAAGCGTCACCAAAATTAGTTACTATTAACTCATttctttttattaattaatagtatAAATATACACATATGTACATAGATTGCATTATATGTCAAATTAAAAGCacaaaaatacaacaaattgCCTCCATATTagatttttcaaatttcatccATTCACAGCATTTTTTTTAACATCTCTTAAAACATACAAAATGCcttgattattattttacaatAGCAAATTTACACACAAATTCCTCCGTATAAAATAAAGTTAAATATCATTTTTGAcgcaaaaaatttatataaatcatAATATACTTCTGGATTCATCATTTATGCTATTTTTCAAACTTTGACGTAGACAAAGGAGTGGACaatcatatatttttatgcAATAATAATGGGAATCCCAAACAAACAGTACTCAGTTTTCAAAACACTGACATTGTCAACAAGTTGGAGTTGAGCAAGCTTAATTTTGAAAGGAAGTATTTGTTCTATTTGAATATTATGAAATGCAAAATTAATTCAAACAATCAAATTCGAGTCACAAGAATCGAAGGCGGCACTAGAGCACATAGAGCCAGTCCATGCCGACTCGACCACAGCACTGTTGCAACATGAATGAACCATCACTTATGCTCACATAGCTAAGATATGGTTTTCATGATAACTACAAAGTAACGGTCAACATGTTAGGTGGTTCGGGTCACCTATTAAACTTAGACCAGCCTAGTAAAACAAAGCTTATAAAAACTACTCCAGACCAATTGACAAGATAATTGGAATGGGTATGGCTTTAGCCCAGTCGATCAACTTCCTTCACTAATTTAGACCTAATTAGTGTGCACATACCTACCTGATCAAGGAACAACTTCTAGCGCTTCACGAACCGAGCAACATTGGCAAGTACTGTCCTTAAACTTCTGATGCCAGCTCCAGTACTTGAGCTAACCATCATCTGTAGTTCGAGCATAAGTCACCATAACttgatattttattatgattgaGATTGAGAAGCTATTAGGCTAACTAATTGAGCATACCAAGGGTTGAATCACAGACTTGCTCGCTTTGAGGCTCTGTAGACAAGAAATGTTGTAGCTTCAGTcgaaaataaaaattgattaagTTTTCAGTCAAATGCATAAGATGTGTGTACCACCTCTTCGATTTGCATAGCTCGTCGCGCCACTGCAATTGGGAAAACTAAATCTGTCTTCGTCAAAACTATTTGATACTTGGTTTGAGACCTGTAAGTTAACGCATAAAAAATACTCAAGCCTCTCCGACAAGAATGAACatggataatatatatatgcggCTAAAGATTGAGAGGCAGCTACTGGGAGCACCAGTCGTTTCAGTctataaattaaaatctaaCAATTTATAAAGTTATAATTGAAAAAAGCAAACAAATCAACCGCATTAAAAAAGATATGCAGCAGTAGACCATATCTATGAAGACATGGATACGATAAAATCACCTTTCCATCAACTGGATGAGCTCATGATCCCTTGGTTTCATACCCCATTTTGTGTCAATAAGAAGGCACACTCGCTTCAGACTAGCGCGGGTGGTAACATATTCTTTCACCTGCAAATGTGCATTGTTGGTGGTATGAACACACAATATATGAACCAGCGAAAAGCAATCCAAATATTATTCTTGTAAACACAAAACGGTTCCTAAGTAAAACAGACAAGTACCCTGCGATGAACACCAAAGACATAATTACAGCAAGTACACTCCCGAAGTTGTTCTTAATCTAGTTTAACATGTGAATCAACTCaagaaatataatttaatcaaaGACCACTCAGTCTTCACATTGCCGTGATAGATCTGGTTCAGAACTCCAGTTGAAAATTCATAAACAACTAATATATGTGACACCATTTAACTCGTTAATTCAACCTTATCAAATGCAAGTAAAGCGTTTAATATGATATGAATATACCACCAAATCAATACAGATTGGCATCAAGCCATAGCAAGTTGAGATCACTAGGCCACCAGTCGTTCCAAAGGCAGGCAGCTCTCCT
Proteins encoded:
- the LOC140878487 gene encoding uncharacterized protein yields the protein MCPLRIILIFLSATLAGFLVLRGLKSPPNLTDDVVASSTEDETASNNTGSSSSKFCTVVGKGFWTCVDMASGRYLWRNLVSSSSPPEAKLRAD